The following are encoded in a window of Numida meleagris isolate 19003 breed g44 Domestic line chromosome 13, NumMel1.0, whole genome shotgun sequence genomic DNA:
- the ATPAF2 gene encoding ATP synthase mitochondrial F1 complex assembly factor 2 isoform X1, giving the protein MLLRRRCLLRALGRLPALAARGRPLGPGGSRAYAPPAERKRFYQNVSISQGEGGFEINLDHRKLKTPQAKLFTVPSEALAIAVATEWDSQKDTIKFYTMHLTTLCNTALDNPTQRSKVQLIGAAVKFLETDTLCYRVEEPAALAELQKKEWDPIVAWAEKRYNVAIGSSTSIMGPNIPASTRDTFISHLASYNMWALQGIEYVITQLKSLILSMGLIDRHITVEKAVLLSRLEEEYQIQRWGNVEWAHDYDLCELRARAAAGTLFVHLCSESSTVKHKLLQD; this is encoded by the exons ATGTTGCTCCGCCGCCGCTGCCTCCTGCGGGCCCTGGGCCGCCTCCCGGCTCTCGCAGCCCGGGGCCGCCCGCTGGGGCCGGGCGGGAGCCGGGCTTACGCCCCGCCCGCAG AGAGGAAGCGGTTTTACCAGAACGTGAGCATCTCACAAGGAGAAG GAGGCTTTGAAATCAACCTGGACCACCGGAAGCTGAAAACACCCCAGGCCAAGCTCTTCACTGTCCCCAGTGAGGCCTTGGCCATTGCAGTGGCAACAGAATGGGACTCTCAGAAAGACACCATCAAGTTCTACACTATGCATCTG ACCACACTGTGCAACACAGCTCTGGACAATCCCACCCAGCGAAGCAAAGTGCAGCTGATTGGTGCAGCTGTGAAGTTCCTGGAGACTGACACTCTCTG CTATCGTGTGGAGGAGCCGGCTGCcttggcagagctgcagaagaaagaatggGATCCTATTGTTGCCTGGGCTGAGAAAAG GTACAACGTGGCAATCGGGTCCTCTACCAGCATCATGGGACCGAACATCCCAGCCAGCACCAGGGACACCTTCATCAGTCACCTGGCCTCCTACAACATGTGGGCTCTGCAAG GTATAGAATATGTAATCACCCAGCTGAAATCTCTGATTCTGTCCATGGGCCTGATTGACAGGCACATTACAGTAGAGAAAGCCGTGCTTCTGTCTCGGCTGGAGGAAGAATACCAG aTTCAGCGGTGGGGCAACGTGGAGTGGGCCCATGACTATGATCTGTGTGAGCTGCGTGCTCGTGCGGCAGCTGGGACTCTTTTTGTTCATCTCTGTTCAGAGAGCTCGACTGTAAAACACAAGCTGTTGCAGGACTAA
- the ATPAF2 gene encoding ATP synthase mitochondrial F1 complex assembly factor 2 isoform X2: MLTSAPALSVLPLWGCLLFLSACSSLIPQDFYSDSPGGFEINLDHRKLKTPQAKLFTVPSEALAIAVATEWDSQKDTIKFYTMHLTTLCNTALDNPTQRSKVQLIGAAVKFLETDTLCYRVEEPAALAELQKKEWDPIVAWAEKRYNVAIGSSTSIMGPNIPASTRDTFISHLASYNMWALQGIEYVITQLKSLILSMGLIDRHITVEKAVLLSRLEEEYQIQRWGNVEWAHDYDLCELRARAAAGTLFVHLCSESSTVKHKLLQD; encoded by the exons ATGCTCacttcagctccagctctgagcGTGCTCCCTCTATGGGGTTGTCTGTTGTTCCTTAGTGCCTGCTCCTCTTTAATTCCCCAGGATTTCTACTCTGATTCCCCAGGAGGCTTTGAAATCAACCTGGACCACCGGAAGCTGAAAACACCCCAGGCCAAGCTCTTCACTGTCCCCAGTGAGGCCTTGGCCATTGCAGTGGCAACAGAATGGGACTCTCAGAAAGACACCATCAAGTTCTACACTATGCATCTG ACCACACTGTGCAACACAGCTCTGGACAATCCCACCCAGCGAAGCAAAGTGCAGCTGATTGGTGCAGCTGTGAAGTTCCTGGAGACTGACACTCTCTG CTATCGTGTGGAGGAGCCGGCTGCcttggcagagctgcagaagaaagaatggGATCCTATTGTTGCCTGGGCTGAGAAAAG GTACAACGTGGCAATCGGGTCCTCTACCAGCATCATGGGACCGAACATCCCAGCCAGCACCAGGGACACCTTCATCAGTCACCTGGCCTCCTACAACATGTGGGCTCTGCAAG GTATAGAATATGTAATCACCCAGCTGAAATCTCTGATTCTGTCCATGGGCCTGATTGACAGGCACATTACAGTAGAGAAAGCCGTGCTTCTGTCTCGGCTGGAGGAAGAATACCAG aTTCAGCGGTGGGGCAACGTGGAGTGGGCCCATGACTATGATCTGTGTGAGCTGCGTGCTCGTGCGGCAGCTGGGACTCTTTTTGTTCATCTCTGTTCAGAGAGCTCGACTGTAAAACACAAGCTGTTGCAGGACTAA
- the GID4 gene encoding glucose-induced degradation protein 4 homolog: protein MPVRSERCRAGGATGTASSAPSGAAASSLVPPPPINTAQPGVATSLLYSGAKFRGQQRSKGNAYEVEVVMQHVDMENSYLCGYLKIKGLTEEYPTLTTFFEGEIISKKHPFLTRKWDADEDVDRKHWGKFQAFYQYAKTFNSDDFDYEDLKNGDYVFMRWKEQFLVPDHTIKDISGASFAGFYYICFQKSAASIEGYYYHRSSEWYQSLNLTHVPEHSAPIYEFR, encoded by the exons ATGCCGGTGCGCAGCGAGCGGTGCCGCGCGGGCGGAGCTACGGGTACGGCCTCCTCGGCTCCGTCCGGGGCGGCCGCCAGCAGCTTGGTGCCGCCGCCTCCCATCAACACGGCGCAGCCCGGCGTGGCCACCTCGCTGCTGTACAGCGGCGCCAAGTTCCGCGGGCAGCAGCGGAGCAAGGGCAACGCCTACGAGGTGGAGGTCGTCATGCAG CATGTGGACATGGAAAACTCCTATCTCTGTGGATACTTGAAGATTAAAGGCCTTACAGAG GAGTACCCAACCCTCACTACTTTCTTTGAAGGGGAAATAATCAGTAAAAAACACCCTTTCTTAACACGCAAGTGGGATGCGGATGAAGATGTGGATCGTAAACACTGG GGGAAATTCCAAGCTTTCTACCAGTATGCAAAAACATTTAACTCCGATGACTTTGATTATGAGGATCTGAAAAACGGGGACTATGTCTTCATGAGATGGAAG GAACAGTTCCTAGTGCCAGACCACACTATCAAAGACATCAGCGGTGCTTCCTTTGCTGGTTTCTATTACATCTGCTTCCAGAAGTCAGCAGCATCTATAGAAGGCTATTACTACCATAGGAGTTCAGAGTG gTATCAGTCATTGAATTTAACTCATGTTCCTGAGCACAGTGCTCCTATCTATGAATTCCGATGA